The proteins below are encoded in one region of Hordeum vulgare subsp. vulgare chromosome 3H, MorexV3_pseudomolecules_assembly, whole genome shotgun sequence:
- the LOC123444721 gene encoding probable WRKY transcription factor 54 → MALATPTAVVLELMTMGQQSAAHLGDLLRAASPPVRAEHQALAAEILRCCDRVIAAVSAGAAGKKRKAMDPGSHPHAHAAAMPCKRRVRGAEAHREVHAGTTADGFAWRKYGQKDINGSNHPRLYYRCAFRGEGCAATRRVQRAQEEPAAFVIAYYGEHTCGAAVCRQSAEPLPPSVVDSGSNARGIVGATAIDQNRGSPLLPAGDQHGAQRHGQAPCDTSRGWLSPSSSSYSSEEFLDGSFDWEWETVVNSLSYGDLLQ, encoded by the exons ATGGCGCTGGCCACCCCAACAGCGGTGGTGCTGGAGCTGATGACGATGGGGCAGCAGTCCGCGGCGCACCTCGGGGACCTTCTCCGGGCGGCCTCCCCGCCGGTGCGGGCGGAGCACCAGGCGCTCGCCGCGGAGATCCTCCGCTGCTGCGACCGGGTGATCGCCGCGGTGAGCGCCGGCGCCGCCGGTAAAAAGAGGAAGGCGATGGACCCAGGCAGCCATCCTCACGCTCACGCGGCCGCGATGCCGTGCAAACGAAG GGTGCGTGGCGCGGAGGCGCACAGGGAGGTCCATGCCGGCACGACGGCGGACGGGTTCGCGTGGAGGAAGTACGGGCAAAAGGACATCAACGGAAGCAACCACCCGAG GCTCTACTACCGCTGCGCGTTCAGAGGCGAGGGGTGCGCCGCGACCCGTCGGGTGCAGCGGGCGCAGGAGGAGCCCGCGGCGTTCGTGATCGCCTACTACGGCGAGCACACCTGCGGAGCCGCCGTCTGTCGGCAAAGCGCGGAGCCACTGCCTCCTAGTGTCGTCGACTCCGGCTCAAACGCTCGTGGAATCGTCGGTGCCACTGCCATCGACCAGAACAGGGGCTCGCCTCTGCTGCCGGCGGGCGACCAGCACGGCGCACAGCGTCACGGCCAGGCGCCCTGTGACACGTCGCGGGGATggttgtcgccgtcgtcctcgTCATACTCGTCGGAGGAGTTTCTCGATGGCAGCTTCGACTGGGAGTGGGAGACCGTCGTCAACTCCCTCAGTTACGGCGATCTGCTTCAGTAG
- the LOC123444720 gene encoding protein FATTY ACID EXPORT 3, chloroplastic has product MAASLLHAAASSPLAGPNPAARAAFRPLASSPFLRLARSSPDRRSRLDAPPRALSGGARLAASLRPRRFVAALAGEEPMSSELGDDKEKESEKIEIEPEEAQEVWKEMLKQFKAEAIRMQALTTQAYDVYSKRAREVLLEASEKLRIQADKAQKDLSVIAAEVGEEGQEYLQLAAKNSPDSIKDITETINAVGNLNGPSEYKDYHVGISFGTFLTVGGFLNFMLTGSTSAIRFGFVLGFALLALGISSLRSQRAGGRQPRLLLKGQAAIASVIFFKDLSVFFRYGWFPNVFAVLLSGMVATFYIHRIVTGGHKGRTESSSDN; this is encoded by the exons ATGGCGGCCTCTCTCCTccacgccgccgcctcctccccgctcGCGGGCCCCAACCCGGCCGCCCGCGCGGCCTTCCGCCCCCTCGCCTCCTCCCCATTCCTGCGCCTCGCTCGCTCCTCCCCCGACCGCCGTAGCCGACTGGACGCCCCGCCCCGGGCGCTCTCGGGCGGCGCTCGCCTCGCCGCCTCCCTCCGTCCTCGCCGCTTCGTCGCCGCCCTCGCAGGGGAGGAACCG ATGAGTTCAGAATTGGGTGATGACAAGgaaaaggaatcggagaagatcgAGATAGAGCCCGAGGAGGCCCAGGAGGTGTGGAAGGAAATGCTCAAGCAGTTCAAGGCCGAGGCCATCCGAATGCAGGCCCTGACAACGCAGGCATACGATGTCTACTCCAAGAGGGCGAGGGAGGTGCTGTTAGAGGCCTCAGAGAAGCTAAGGATCCAGGCTGATAAAGCACAAAAGGACCTGAGCGTTATCGCTGCAGAGGTTGGTGAGGAGGGGCAGGAATATCTACAGCTGGCAGCTAAGAACTCCCCAGATTCAATCAAGGATATCACCGAGACAATCAATGCAGTTGGCAACCTCAATGGGCCATCAGAGTACAAGGATTATCATGTCGGCATTTCATTTG GTACCTTTCTTACTGTAGGAGGTTTCCTTAACTTCATGCTAACTGGAAGTACATCTGCAATTCGCTTTGGTTTTGTTCTTGGGTTTGCACTATTGGCTCTGGGTATCTCAAGTTTGAGATCGCAAAGAGCAGGCGGTCGTCAGCCTCGTCTTCTGCTGAAAGGGCAAGCTG CTATTGCAAGCGTTATCTTCTTCAAGGACTTGTCAGTTTTCTTCCGG TATGGGTGGTTTCCAAATGTTTTCGCGGTCCTTCTCAG TGGAATGGTAGCGACCTTTTACATTCATCGCATTGTGACTGGTGGCCACAAAGGTCGCACCGAGAGCAGTTCAGATAACTAA